Proteins encoded within one genomic window of Brassica rapa cultivar Chiifu-401-42 chromosome A09, CAAS_Brap_v3.01, whole genome shotgun sequence:
- the LOC103838629 gene encoding protein SABRE translates to MEASPAKFFFGFLIVSIFLWMIFILCSRFFAWILSRVLGASVVFRVGGWKCLKDVVVKFKKGAIESVSAGEIKLSLRQSLVKLGVGFLSRDPKVQVLICDLEVVMRSSTSTKNVPKAKSQKPRTSGRGKWMVVANVARFLSVSVADMVVKTRKAIVEVKELKLDISKDGGTKPNLYVKLHVIPILVHLCESRMMSDESSSIGFERCTASQTSSATSDRSSAALFCDEFSLSTEFGHDRAVGIVSRNVEIVSGDVTLTFDEDSFPKSKHSSSTVHSDDVVRSTSVTSSAKKSDKEHKLVAALAKYSPSFPEKVLFILPKLDVRCVNREHDLVAENNITGIQLTSVKSKSFEDTGESTRLDVQMELSEIHLFREAKSSVLEIMKVDVVSFIYIPIQPVLPVRAEVDIKLGGTRCNLFISRLQPWLRLHFLKKKKLVLHVPTHTLEKSKAADTKAIMWTGTVSAPEMAVILYGIDDLPVYHFCSQSSHVFANNISSMGTAIHVELGELNLHLADEYQECFKENLFGIEPNSGSLMHIAKLSLDWGRRDRTSSDEVSCRSKLVLSVDVTGMGIYFSFKRVESVITNAMSFKALFKTLSVAGKKMNQTGGVQPAKGSGKGTRLVNLNLERCCVTFCDDTGLDNTVIEDPKTVNYGSQGGRVTFSSLADGRPRTANVASTASEECKRLKYSVSLEISQFSLCLNKDKLSVQMDLGRAVSIYQEYLEEHKPCSKVKLFDMHNAKLVRRSGGLNDIDVCSLFSATDISLGWEPDVHLSFYELFLRLKSLVYAQKLKEQERVGRSSVKDGGSGEERNLSNSADKQKKKESMFAIDVETLTISAEVGDGVEVKLEAQSIFSENACIGVLLEGLMLAFNGSRVLKTTRMQISRIPAASSSVSDAVPVMTSGPWDWVVQGLDVHICMPYKLQLRAIDDSIEDMLRALRLITVAKSKNLFPGKRESSKPKNKKSSPKFGRIRFGIRRLTAYIEEEPIQGWLDEHYHLVKKEACELAVRLKFLEDFIQKATQSPKGAETSDPTDERKMLFDGVEIDVQDPSAINKVKDEIHKRSFQSYYQACQGLASSEGSGACTEGFQAGFKPSTARTSLLSVCATDFDLSVTAVHGGDAGLMEVLKKLDPICQENDIPFSRLYGSNVDLKTGSLVVQLRDYTLPLLSGTSGKCEGRIVLAQQATCFQPQISQDVFVGRWRKVRMFRSATGTTPPMKTYSDLRIHFEQGQVSFGVGYEPAFADISYAFTVALRRANLSHRGPGILPTVKKERSLPWWDDMRNYVHGNISLSFSESKWDVLATTDPYESLDKLQIVTGPIELQQSDGRLFVNAKDFKIKLSSLESLISRHSLKIPVGTSGGAFIEAPAFNLEVTMDWECESGDSLNHYLYAFPSEGKPREKVFDPFRSTSLSLRWNFSLRPEKFHQSSSGTEHPTDTAVLCSSQDQPETPTMNLGAHDLAWILKFWGLNYYPPHKLRSFSRWPRFGVARSARSGNLSLDKVMTEFMLRVDATPSLINYMPWDSDDPAKGLSFNMSKLKYELCYSRGKQKYTFECKRDVLDLVYQGLDLHVPKAFLNKDEHPYVPAGIQVLRKSSQNALIDRVPSGKDHKRNEKHRDEGFLLSSDYFTIRRQAPKADPERLLAWQEAGRRNLEMTYVRSEFENGSESDEHIRSDPSDDDGYNVVIADNCQRVFVYGLKLLWTIANRDAVWSFVGGISKAFEPPKPSPSRQYTQRKILEESQEESCLETHQGETLKSSPSPGRNLPSQPMEMEEPLSSPSHSVKIEKSYDRAGNPETSESEEDGTRHFMVNVIEPQFNLHSEDANGRFLLAAVSGRVLARSFNSIMRVGVEVIEQALGTGSAQVPECSPEMTWTRMEFSVMLEHVQAHVAPTDVDPGAGLQWLPKIRRNSPKVKRTGALLERVFMPCDMFLRYTRHKGGNPDLKVKPLKELTFNSHDITATMTSRQFQVMLDVLTNLLFARLPKPRKSSLQCPTEDEDVEEEADEVVPYGVEEVELAKINLEEKERARKLLLDDIRKLSYCSDNIDDTHMEREGELWMISTRRSILVQGLKKELLYAQKSRKAASVSLRMALQKAAQLRLMEKEKNKSPSYAMCISLQINKVVWSMLVDGKSFAEAEINDLIYDFDRDYKDIGVARFTTKSFVLRNCLPHAKSDMLLSAWNPPTEWGRKFMLRVDAKQGAPKDGHYPLERFHVEIYPLRIHLTETMYRMMWEYFFPEEEQDSQMRQEVWKISTTAGSKRVKKGLAGDSSTTSHSAVEASRRSSESLSASATTLSQSNADSVQKSNTPSLRCSTGGSAQELRTSSFDRTGGENMAESIGNELVLHASSVEQQEDSSKQKPKETKTIKPGRSSHEEKKAGKSHEEKKSRPRRMMEFHDIRISQVELLVTYEGSRFVVNDLKLLMDTFHREEFTGTWRRLFSRVKKHIIWGVLKSVTGMQGKKFKDKSQNNRESADNELILSDNDHTGKSDNQVPWFKRQSDGAGDGFVTSIKGLFNTQRRKAKAFVMRTMRGEAENDFHGEWSDSDVELSPFARQLTITKSKTKRLIKRHTKKFRPRPQRGSSSQQRESLPSSPREATAFESGYSSGTSPYEDFRD, encoded by the exons GGCTGTAGGAATTGTTTCACGAAATGTGGAAATTGTATCTGGAGATGTAACTCTGACTTTTGATGAGGATTCGTTTCCTAAGAGCAAACATTCATCATCTACTGTCCATTCAGATGATGTTGTAAGGTCAACTAGTGTTACTTCATCCGCCAAGAAATCGGATAAAGAGCATAAGCTGGTGGCAGCACTTGCAAAATATTCTCCATCTTTTCCTGAAAAG GTTTTATTCATATTACCCAAACTGGATGTGAGATGTGTCAATCGAGAACATGATCTCGTTGCTGAGAATAACATCACAGGAATCCAACTTACGAGTGTTAAGTCAAAATCTTTTGAGGACACAGGGGAGAGTACACGTCTTGATGTTCAGATGGAACTCAGTGAGATTCAT CTTTTTAGAGAAGCTAAGTCCTCTGTTTTGGAGATAATGAAAGTTGATGTGGTCTCTTTTATCTACATCCCAATTCAG CCGGTTCTGCCAGTAAGAGCTGAAGTTGATATAAAGCTGGGAGGTACACGATGCAACCTATTCATTTCTAGGCTACAGCCGTGGTTGCGTCTTCATttcttgaaaaagaaaaaactggTGCTTCATGTTCCCACTCACACACTGGAGAAATCAAAAGCTGCTGATACGAAAGCCATTATGTGGACAGGCACAGTTTCAGCCCCTGAGATGGCTGTTATACTCTATGGTATTGATGATTTACCGGTGTATCAT TTTTGTTCGCAGTCGTCGCATGTGTTTGCAAATAACATTTCGAGTATGGGCACAGCAATTCATGTTGAACTTGGTGAACTGAATCTGCATTTGGCAGATGAGTACCAGGAATGCTTTAAAGAAAACCTTTTCGGAATAGAGCCGAACTCTGGTTCGTTGATGCATATAGCAAAGCTTAGCTTGGATTGGGGAAGAAGAGACAGAACATCATCTGACGAGGTTAGTTGCAGAAGTAAATTGGTACTCTCAGTAGACGTGACAGGAATGGGTATATACTTTTCTTTCAAGCGTGTTGAATCTGTCATAACAAATGCTATGTCCTTCAAAGCTCTCTTCAAGACATTATCTGTTGCTGGCAAAAAGATGAATCAAACTGGAGGAGTGCAACCAGCCAAAGGATCTGGGAAAGGAACTAGGCTAGTGAATCTGAATCTTGAACGTTGTTGTGTGACTTTCTGTGACGACACAGGATTGGATAATACAGTTATTGAAGACCCTAAAACCGTCAATTATGGATCACAAGGTGGCCGAGTTACGTTTAGTTCATTAGCTGATGGTAGACCACGCACAGCGAACGTAGCGTCTACTGCTTCTGAAGAATGTAAAAGACTGAAGTACTCAGTTTCTCTTGAAATATCACAGTTTAGCCTTTGTCTCAACAAGGATAAACTCTCGGTGCAAATGGATCTTGGAAGAGCAGTATCCATCTATCAGGAGTATTTGGAGGAGCATAAACCTTGTTCAAAGGTCAAGTTGTTTGATATGCACAACGCAAAGCTTGTACGTCGATCTGGTGGTCTTAATGACATAGATGTGTGTTCTCTCTTCAGTGCTACTGATATTTCACTGGgttgggaacctgatgttcatCTATCTTTCTATGAACTGTTTTTACGGTTGAAATCCCTGGTTTATGCGCAAAAGCTTAAGGAACAGGAAAGGGTGGGCAGATCTAGTGTGAAAGATGGTGGCTCGGGTGAAGAAAGAAATCTATCCAATTCTGCTGACAAGCAGAAGAAAAAGGAATCTATGTTTGCTATTGATGTGGAAACTTTGACGATATCAGCTGAGGTAGGAGATGGGGTAGAGGTTAAATTGGAGGCGCAATCAATTTTTTCTGAGAATGCGTGTATAGGAGTCCTTCTTGAGGGGCTTATGCTTGCTTTTAATGGATCTCGAGTGTTGAAAACTACAAGAATGCAAATATCAAGAATCCCTGCTGCCTCGTCTAGTGTGTCTGATGCAGTCCCTGTAATGACAAGTGGTCCTTGGGACTGGGTAGTACAAGGTCTTGATGTGCACATTTGTATGCCATACAAATTACAGTTGCGTGCCATAGATGATTCGATTGAGGACATGTTGCGAGCCTTGAGACTTATAACTGTAGCGAAAAGTAAAAACCTGTTTCCAGGAAAGAGAGAAAGCTCGAAGCCTAAGAACAAGAAATCTAGCCCAAAATTTGGCCGCATAAGATTTGGCATACGCAGGCTAACCGCATATATTGAGGAAGAACCAATTCAAGGTTGGCTTGATGAACACTATCATCTGGTGAAGAAGGAAGCCTGCGAGTTGGCTGTCAGATTGAAATTTCTTGAAGATTTTATCCAAAAAGCTACCCAGTCTCCTAAAGGTGCTGAAACAAGTGATCCTACAGATGAAAGAAAGATGCTTTTTGATGGGGTTGAAATTGATGTCCAGGATCCTTCAGCTATTAACAAAGTGAAGGATGAGATTCATAAACGGTCTTTTCAATCGTATTATCAGGCATGCCAGGGTTTAGCATCCTCAGAGGGTTCAGGTGCCTGTACGGAAGGATTCCAGGCAGGTTTTAAGCCAAGTACTGCTAGAACCTCTCTTCTCTCTGTTTGTGCCACAGATTTTGATTTAAGCGTGACGGCAGTTCATGGTGGTGATGCTGGTTTGATGGAAGTCTTGAAGAAGCTTGATCCTATATGTCAAGAAAACGACATACCCTTTTCAAGGTTATATGGAAGCAATGTTGACTTGAAAACTGGAAGCTTGGTAGTTCAGCTAAGAGATTACACACTTCCTCTTCTCTCTGGCACTTCTGGCAAATGTGAAGGTCGTATTGTGCTGGCTCAGCAG GCAACGTGTTTTCAGCCACAAATTTCCCAAGACGTATTTGTAGGCAGATGGAGAAAAGTGCGAATGTTCCGGTCAGCAACTGGGACAACTCCACCGATGAAGACCTACTCAGATCTGCGCATACACTTTGAACAAGGACAAGTTTCCTTTGGAGTTGGATATGAACCGGCTTTTGCAGACATTAGCTATGCTTTCACAGTTGCTCTTCGGAGAGCGAATCTGAGTCATAGAGGTCCAGGTATTCTACCCACCGTTAAAAAAGAACGAAGCTTACCTTGGTGGGATGATATGAGAAACTATGTTCATGGCAATATCAGTTTATCTTTTTCTGAATCAAAATGGGATGTTCTTGCTACAACGGATCCATATGAGAGTCTTGATAAACTTCAAATAGTGACTGGTCCTATTGAACTTCAGCAGTCAGATGGTCGTTTGTTTGTCAATGCTAAAGACTTCAAGATAAAGCTGAGCAGTCTGGAGAGTTTGATTAGCCGACACTCTTTAAAAATTCCAGTTGGCACCTCTGGAGGTGCATTTATTGAAGCCCCTGCATTTAATCTTGAAGTCACAATGGACTGGGAATGTGAGTCTGGGGATTCTTTGAATCATTACCTATATGCATTTCCATCTGAAGGAAAGCCTCGTGAGAAGGTCTTTGATCCGTTCAGATCAACATCACTCTCGCTTCGGTGGAATTTCTCCCTTAGACCTGAAAAGTTTCACCAGTCTTCCTCAGGTACTGAGCATCCAACAGACACTGCAGTTCTCTGCAGCTCGCAAGACCAGCCTGAGACACCAACAATGAATCTCGGAGCTCATGATTTGGCATGGATACTTAAGTTCTGGGGTTTAAATTACTATCCTCCTCATAAGTTACGTTCTTTCTCCAGATGGCCTAGGTTTGGTGTCGCAAGAAGTGCAAGATCAGGAAATTTATCTCTGGACAAGGTGATGACGGAATTTATGCTCCGTGTAGATGCCACTCCTTCCTTGATAAATTACATGCCTTGGGACTCTGACGATCCTGCCAAAGGATTGAGTTTTAACATGTCAAAGCTAAAATACGAACTGTGCTATAGTCGCGGGAAGCAAAAATATACATTTGAATGCAAGCGAGATGTGCTTGACCTTGTATATCAAGGTCTTGATCTTCACGTGCCTAAGGCTTTTCTTAACAAAGATGAGCATCCTTACGTTCCAGCAGGCATTCAGGTTTTGAGAAAAAGCTCCCAAAATGCTTTGATAGACAGAGTACCCTCTGGAAAGGACCATAAGAGGAATGAGAAGCATCGCGATGAAGGGTTTCTATTGTCTTCTGATTATTTTACAATCAGAAGGCAGGCCCCAAAAGCTGATCCTGAAAGACTATTGGCATGGCAAGAGGCTGGAAGAAGAAATCTGGAGATGACGTATGTGAGGTCTGAGTTTGAGAATGGAAGCGAGAGTGATGAACATATACGATCAGACCCTAGTGATGATGATGGATACAATGTTGTCATTGCTGACAATTGTCAACGGGTCTTTGTTTATGGCCTCAAACTCCTGTGGACAATTGCAAATAGAGATGCTGTTTGGTCTTTTGTTGGTGGAATATCGAAAGCATTTGAGCCACCGAAACCTTCTCCGTCTCGTCAGTATACACAGAGAAAGATTCTTGAAGAGAGTCAAGAGGAATCTTGTCTGGAAACACATCAAGGGGAAACGTTGAAATCTTCTCCAAGCCCAGGTAGGAACCTCCCTTCTCAGCCTATGGAGATGGAAGAACCTCTTTCATCACCGTCGCATTCAGTGAAAATTGAGAAATCATACGACAGAGCTG GTAATCCTGAGACCAGTGAATCTGAGGAAGATGGGACTCGTCACTTCATGGTGAATGTCATTGAGCCACAGTTTAATCTTCACTCAGAAGATGCTAAT GGTCGCTTTCTGCTTGCTGCTGTTAGTGGTCGTGTTCTAGCACGATCTTTTAATTCCATTATGCGTGTTGGTGTGGAAGTAATTGAGCAGGCTCTTGGCACTGGAAGTGCCCAGGTTCCAGAATGTAGTCCTGAAATGACTTGGACTCGGATGGAATTTTCTGTAATGTTAGAGCATGTGCAGGCCCATGTTGCTCCAACTGACGTTGACCCAGGTGCTGGGTTGCAGTGGCTCCCAAAAATTCGCAGAAACTCGCCAAAAGTGAAACGTACTGGTGCTTTACTTGAAAGGGTCTTCATGCCTTGTGACATGTTCTTAAGGTATACAAGACACAAAGGTGGAAATCCTGATTTAAAG GTGAAACCACTAAAAGAGCTCACTTTCAATTCACACGATATAACCGCTACGATGACGTCTCGGCAATTCCAGGTTATGCTGGATGTTCTGACTAACCTTCTCTTTGCAAGGCTTCCAAA GCCTCGGAAAAGTAGTCTCCAGTGTCCTACTGAAGATGAAGATGTTGAAGAGGAGGCTGATGAGGTAGTTCCATATGGAGTTGAAGAGGTAGAACTTGCTAAAATCAACCTTGAAGAGAAAGAGCGAGCGCGAAAGTTGCTTCTTGATGATATTAGAAAATTGTCTTATTGTTCTGACAATATTGATGACACACATATGGAAAGGGAAGGTGAATTGTGGATGATAAGTACCAGAAGATCCATACTG gtGCAAGGATTAAAGAAAGAGCTCTTATATGCACAGAAATCTAGAAAGGCTGCTTCTGTATCTTTAAGAATGGCACTGCAGAAGGCTGCACAGCTGCGACTGATGgagaaagaaaagaacaaaagtCCATCATACGCTATGTGCATTTCCTTGCAGATCAATAAGGTTGTTTGGAGCATGCTTGTAGACGGTAAATCCTTTGCTGAAGCGGAGATAAATGACCTG ATTTATGACTTTGATCGAGACTACAAGGACATTGGCGTTGCTCGATTCACGACCAAGTCCTTTGTTTTGAGGAACTGTCTGCCTCATGCAAAGTCGGATATGCTTTTATCAGCATGGAATCCTCCAACCGAGTGGGGAAG GAAATTCATGCTTCGTGTTGATGCAAAGCAAGGAGCACCAAAAGATGGACACTATCCTCTTGAGCGTTTCCAT GTGGAGATTTACCCCCTAAGGATCCATTTGACAGAAACAATGTACAGAATGATGTGGGAGTATTTCTTCCCAGAGGAAGAGCAGGATTCACAAATGCGACAG GAAGTTTGGAAAATTTCCACGACAGCTGGCTCAAAACGTGTAAAGAAAGGGCTAGCAGGTGATTCTTCTACAACTAGTCACTCCGCTGTTGAAGCATCTCGCAGGAGTTCTGAATCACTCTCTGCTTCTGCGACAACGCTGTCACAAAGCAATGCTGACTCTGTTCAA AAATCAAATACGCCAAGCCTAAGGTGTAGTACTGGTGGTTCAGCTCAGGAGTTGAGAACATCTTCTTTCGATAGGACTGGGGGAGAAAATATGGCAGAATCCATAGGTAATGAACTCGTTCTGCATGCTTCTTCCGTGGAACAACAGGAGGATTCCTCTAAACAGAAgcccaaagaaacaaaaaccatCAAGCCTGGCCGCTCTTCTCATGAAGAAAAGAAGGCTGGAAAATCACATGAGGAGAAGAAATCTAGGCCTAGAAGGATGATGGAGTTTCACGACATTAGAATAAGTCAG GTGGAGCTTCTAGTGACCTATGAGGGCTCAAGATTTGTTGTAAATGATCTCAAGTTGTTGATGGATACATTTCACCGTGAGGAGTTCACTGGTACCTGGAGAAGACTCTTTTCTCGTGTTAAGAAACACATCATTTGGGGGGTATTGAAGTCTGTTACAGGAATGCAG GGGAAGAAATTCAAAGACAAATCTCAGAACAACCGTGAATCTGCTGACAATGAACTTATTCTAAGTGACAATGATCACACGGGGAAATCTGATAATCAAGTACCATGGTTTAAGCGTCAAAGCGATGGAGCAGGTGATGGGTTTGTTACTTCTATTAAAGGACTCTTCAATACGCAAAGGCGCAAGGCCAAAGCATTTGTCATGAGAACTATGAGAGGTGAAGCAGAGAATGACTTCCACGGGGAGTGGAGCGACAGTGATGTAGAATTGTCTCCTTTTGCTCGGCAACTAACTATAACAAAATCTAAGACTAAGAGGCTCATCAAACGCCACACTAAGAAATTCCGCCCAAGACCTCAAAGAG GTTCGAGTTCCCAGCAAAGAGAATCACTTCCATCATCTCCGAGAGAGGCCACTGCATTTGAAAGTGGCTATTCAAGCGGAACTTCACCGTATGAGGATTTTCGAGATTAA
- the LOC103838631 gene encoding mucin-2, producing the protein MVDSNKKRKEFISEGDMATLLQRYDTTTILKLLQEMAYYAEPKMDWNELVKKTSTGITCAREYQLLWRHLAYRDSLLPMDDNALLQDDDSDMEFELEASPAVSVDAVTEAVAHVKVIAASYVPSESDIPEDSICEAPLTINIPYGLQRRPQEPSDSYWSSRGMNITFPISLQKAAEGHSGNGLASNMGGPRKKRKKWSAEEDLELIAAVKRHGEGSWALISKEEYEGEITVAQLSQRWGSIRRRGDLSNSSTQSYQQRTEAANRALSLAVGNRVPSKKVAVGIPPVLTSGSTTGAQGNGSSLQGQQQAKPVVQAIPRAATAVQTAKSRVTARKPTSTLRAELMVTANSVATAACMSGLGTAASVPKVEPGKSAAPALVSKVKSSQASLPRPSGISSSVMNVEPVKTASAASLPRPSGISPTLNAEPVKSASTASFPRPLGTISSSKAEPVKTALAAALPRPSGIISAPKADLVKTGHAVSLPRPSGITSSTKAELMKTASAASSPRPESMPSAPKGEPLKSVSAATTKTQVVGPLSARNAANGPFNKPSPMAPFSKGPTIQNISVPSRFASSRLAPTQRVNATTVMPQNPSVGVAVTSSSKPVGVQKEQTQGSRTSPLVTTTLQPNKTISTNSVISAGKPVATHVDTPPSLMPKKDQVPQTCTDKSSLAKPPEKVSSSTVPLSVVAEPEPKPKDEASKGKSPDGATVTGTEQQ; encoded by the exons ATGGTAGATAGTAATAAGAAGAGGAAAGAGTTCATCAGTGAAGGAGACATGGCCACTCTTCTCCAAAG ATATGACACCACGACGATACTGAAGCTGCTTCAGGAGATGGCTTACTACGCTGAGCCGAAGATGGACTGGAATGAGCTGGTGAAGAAGACTAGTACTGGAATCACCTGTGCTAGAGAGTACCAGCTCCTATGGCGCCATCTTGCTTATCGAGATTCTCTTCTTCCCATGGACGATAACGCTCTCCTTCAG GATGATGATAGTGACATGGAGTTTGAATTGGAAGCTTCCCCTGCAGTCAGCGTTGATGCCGTAACGGAAGCTGTTGCGCATGTTAAA GTGATTGCTGCTTCCTATGTGCCAAGTGAGTCCGACATCCCTGAAGACTCAATTTGTGAGGCTCCCTTGACCATTAACATACCTTATGGCCTGCAAAGGAGGCCTCAAGAACCGTCAGACTCGTATTGGTCGTCAAGAGGGATGAATATCACCTTTCCGATCTCTCTTCAGAAAGCAGCTGAGGGACATAGTGGAAATGGTTTAGCCAGTAACATGGGTGGTCCtcgcaaaaaaagaaaaaaatggtcAGCCGAGGAAGATTTGGAGCTGATCGCTGCTGTGAAACGACATGGTGAAGGCAGCTGGGCCCTTATTTCTAAGGAAGAATATGAGGGAGAGATAACTGTCGCACAACTTTCTCAG CGGTGGGGATCTATAAGGAGAAGGGGTGATTTATCAAACTCTTCTACTCAATCTTACCAACAGCGAACAGAAGCTGCCAATCGTGCATTATCTTTGGCTGTGGGGAATCGAGTTCCCTCAAAAAAGGTTGCAGTAG GTATACCTCCAGTGCTTACTTCCGGTAGCACCACAGGAGCACAAGGCAATGGTAGTTCATTGCAAGGTCAACAACAGGCTAAGCCAGTAGTTCAAGCAATTCCCCGGGCAGCAACAGCCGTTCAAACTGCAAAATCTCGAGTCACCGCAAGGAAACCAACTTCCACTTTGAGAGCAGAACTAATGGTAACAGCAAATTCAGTAGCTACTGCAGCCTGTATGTCTGGCCTGGGAACTGCTGCATCAGTGCCAAAGGTTGAACCAGGAAAGAGTGCTGCTCCTGCGTTAGTGTCAAAGGTTAAATCCTCCCAAGCCTCTTTGCCTCGTCCTTCCGGTATATCATCATCAGTAATGAATGTTGAGCCTGTAAAAACCGCTTCGGCAGCTTCTTTGCCTCGTCCATCAGGTATATCACCAACACTGAATGCCGAGCCTGTAAAATCCGCATCGACAGCTTCTTTCCCTCGTCCGTTAGGTACTATATCATCATCAAAGGCTGAGCCTGTTAAAACCGCTTTGGCAGCCGCTTTGCCACGGCCATCAGGTATTATATCAGCGCCAAAGGCAGATCTTGTAAAAACCGGTCATGCAGTCTCTTTGCCTCGTCCATCAGGTATCACATCATCAACAAAGGCTGAGCTTATGAAAACCGCTTCTGCAGCATCTTCACCTCGTCCAGAAAGCATGCCATCAGCACCAAAGGGTGAGCCATTAAAGAGTGTTTCTGCTGCTACTACTAAAACTCAAGTGGTTGGACCTTTGAGTGCAAGGAATGCAGCTAATGGACCTTTTAATAAGCCTTCCCCTATGGCTCCTTTCTCCAAAGGTCCTACAATCCAGAATATTTCAGTTCCTTCTAGATTTGCGTCTTCAAGGTTGGCTCCCACACAGAGAGTTAATGCAACTACTGTAATGCCACAAAATCCAAGTGTGGGAGTGGCAGTTACCTCATCTAGCAAGCCGGTTGGTGTACAGAAAGAGCAAACTCAGGGAAGCAGAACAAGCCCCTTGGTTACAACAACACTTCAGCCAAATAAAACCATCTCAACAAACTCAGTGATTAGCGCAGGAAAGCCGGTGGCTACACACGTGGACACTCCTCCTAGTCTTATGCCTAAAAAAGACCAAGTACCTCAGACTTGCACCGATAAAAGTTCTCTGGCTAAACCACCTGAAAAagtgagtagttcaactgttccACTTTCTGTTGTGGCTGAGCCTGAACCAAAACCCAAGGATGAAGCAAGTAAAGGAAAAAGTCCTGATGGTGCAACCGTAACAGGGACCGAGCAGCAGTAG